The following proteins are encoded in a genomic region of Streptomyces sp. SLBN-31:
- a CDS encoding SAM-dependent methyltransferase, whose amino-acid sequence MSDPGARPDKVLSQTIDTSVPHSARIWNYWLGGKDNYPVDEEAGDAYTAVFPGIVTIARSSRAFLRRNITHLVSEAGIRQFLDVGTGLPTAQNTHEVAQGIAPEARIVYVDNDPMVLAHARALLYSSRQGATAYIDADVTDPDRILAAAAETLDFERPTALILSNILGHVADYDQARAIVGRLMGALPSGSYLSINDGSRGIDPVFEQAQDAYNDSGAVPYNLRTVEQLTGFFDGLELVDPGVVSVTQWRPEPGSPAPEVIAEHGGLARKP is encoded by the coding sequence ATGAGCGACCCCGGGGCGAGGCCCGACAAAGTTCTGAGCCAGACGATCGACACCTCGGTCCCGCATTCGGCCCGGATCTGGAACTACTGGCTCGGCGGCAAGGACAACTATCCCGTCGACGAGGAGGCCGGCGACGCCTACACCGCCGTCTTCCCCGGCATCGTCACCATCGCCCGCAGCAGCCGGGCCTTCCTGCGCCGCAACATCACCCATCTGGTGTCCGAGGCGGGCATCCGGCAGTTCCTCGACGTCGGCACCGGCCTGCCGACCGCCCAGAACACCCACGAGGTCGCCCAGGGGATCGCCCCCGAGGCACGGATCGTCTACGTCGACAACGACCCGATGGTCCTGGCCCACGCCCGCGCCCTGCTCTACTCCTCCCGGCAGGGCGCGACGGCCTACATCGACGCGGACGTCACGGACCCGGACCGCATCCTCGCGGCGGCCGCCGAGACGCTGGACTTCGAACGCCCCACCGCGCTCATCCTCAGCAACATCCTCGGTCACGTCGCCGACTACGACCAGGCCCGCGCCATCGTCGGCCGGCTCATGGGCGCGCTGCCGTCCGGCAGTTACCTCTCCATCAACGACGGTTCACGCGGCATCGACCCCGTCTTCGAACAGGCCCAGGACGCCTACAACGACAGCGGTGCCGTCCCGTACAACCTGCGCACCGTCGAGCAGCTCACCGGGTTCTTCGACGGCCTGGAACTGGTCGACCCCGGCGTGGTGTCGGTCACCCAGTGGCGCCCCGAGCCCGGTTCACCCGCGCCCGAGGTCATCGCCGAGCACGGAGGTCTCGCCCGCAAGCCCTGA
- a CDS encoding rhodanese-like domain-containing protein, protein MSIFRRERGAPGRVSVRVAAERTGHGDGGADAVLLDVREPYEWQAGHAPRAVHLSLSALAAGAGLPTGAQARPLIVICRSGNRSRQAAELLVARGSQAVDVIGGMRDWAAAGLPVVDARGGNGTIA, encoded by the coding sequence ATGAGCATCTTCCGACGGGAACGGGGCGCTCCGGGCCGGGTGAGTGTGCGGGTGGCGGCCGAACGCACCGGGCACGGAGACGGCGGCGCCGACGCCGTACTGCTGGACGTACGGGAGCCGTACGAGTGGCAGGCCGGGCATGCGCCGCGAGCCGTGCATCTGTCGTTGTCCGCGCTGGCCGCCGGGGCCGGACTGCCCACCGGCGCGCAGGCGCGGCCCCTGATCGTGATCTGCCGCTCGGGCAACCGCTCCCGGCAGGCCGCGGAACTGCTCGTGGCCCGCGGCTCGCAGGCCGTCGACGTGATCGGCGGGATGCGGGACTGGGCCGCGGCGGGACTGCCGGTGGTGGACGCCCGCGGCGGCAACGGCACGATCGCGTGA
- a CDS encoding DUF899 family protein: MTAQALPPVVDAATWEGRLQALRAREKAATRELDAIAAERRRLPMVEMPDYVLEGENGPVRLVDVFEGKRQLIVYHHMWTAGREWQCPGCTGFTSQYTRLEFLDNYDARFVVVTQGPIEEALAYKRRVGNRMTWYSTAGSPFGADVGAPPGGGFAVNVFLRDGDRVHRTWHTDGRGTEQLGHTFALIDLLPYGRQEEWQDSPEGWPQSPTYSRWATSKDIAALYGDASAGA; the protein is encoded by the coding sequence ATGACAGCCCAAGCACTACCCCCGGTCGTCGACGCCGCGACATGGGAAGGCCGACTGCAGGCACTGCGGGCCCGCGAGAAGGCGGCGACCAGGGAACTCGACGCCATCGCCGCCGAGCGCCGGCGCCTGCCGATGGTCGAGATGCCCGACTACGTCCTGGAGGGCGAGAACGGCCCGGTCCGGCTGGTGGACGTCTTCGAAGGCAAGCGGCAACTGATCGTCTACCACCACATGTGGACCGCCGGCCGGGAATGGCAGTGCCCGGGCTGCACGGGATTCACCTCGCAGTACACCCGGCTGGAGTTCCTGGACAACTACGACGCCCGGTTCGTGGTGGTCACCCAGGGCCCGATCGAGGAGGCACTGGCCTACAAGCGGCGCGTCGGCAACCGCATGACCTGGTACTCGACCGCCGGCAGCCCGTTCGGAGCCGACGTCGGCGCACCGCCCGGCGGCGGATTCGCGGTCAACGTCTTCCTGCGGGACGGCGACCGGGTCCACCGCACCTGGCACACCGACGGCCGCGGCACGGAGCAGCTCGGTCACACGTTCGCACTGATCGACCTCCTGCCCTACGGACGGCAGGAGGAGTGGCAGGACTCGCCCGAGGGCTGGCCCCAGTCACCCACCTACAGCCGGTGGGCGACGTCGAAGGACATCGCGGCGCTCTACGGCGACGCAAGCGCCGGCGCCTGA
- a CDS encoding chitinase, whose protein sequence is MARSFPLPASAVLAITALTLSGGLLAASPAQAATGTITGLAGKCLDVAGANSADGTAVQLYDCNGTAAQQWTVGGDGTVRALGKCLDVSGNSTADGAKVQLWTCTGGANQKWTVTAAHDIVNPQANKCLDVTDNSSANGARAQIWSCTGAANQKWNAPASDNGGTPSSPMAVAPYLYNGWGSPPSPTTITNATGVKWFTLAFVLSNGYCNPQWDGSRPLTGGVDQQTVNTVRANGGDIIPSFGGYSGNKLESSCSSAGELAAAYQKVVSAYGLKAIDIDIEADAYSNPTVQQRTVDALKTVKANNPGLKVYITIGTGQSGPDTSLINRAASSGLTVDAWAIMPFDFGGAGQNMGNLTVQAAEGLKNALKNAYHYSDDQAYRDMGISSMNGVTDDNETVTVADFRTILAYAQQHHLARLTFWSANRDRPCTGGPADSCSGVAQSDWDYTRVFAQYTG, encoded by the coding sequence ATGGCCAGATCCTTCCCCCTGCCCGCGTCCGCCGTCCTCGCGATCACCGCCCTCACCCTCTCCGGCGGCCTGCTCGCCGCCTCCCCGGCGCAGGCCGCCACCGGCACCATCACCGGTCTCGCCGGCAAGTGCCTCGACGTGGCAGGCGCCAACTCGGCGGACGGCACGGCCGTTCAGCTCTACGACTGCAACGGCACCGCCGCCCAGCAGTGGACCGTCGGCGGCGACGGCACGGTCCGCGCCCTCGGCAAGTGCCTGGACGTGAGCGGCAATTCGACCGCCGACGGCGCCAAGGTGCAGCTGTGGACGTGTACCGGCGGCGCGAACCAGAAGTGGACGGTCACCGCCGCGCACGACATCGTCAACCCGCAGGCGAACAAGTGCCTCGACGTCACCGACAACTCCTCAGCCAACGGCGCCCGCGCCCAGATCTGGAGCTGCACGGGCGCGGCCAACCAGAAGTGGAACGCGCCCGCCTCCGACAACGGCGGCACCCCGTCCTCCCCCATGGCGGTGGCGCCGTACCTGTACAACGGCTGGGGCAGCCCGCCGAGCCCGACCACCATCACCAACGCGACCGGCGTGAAGTGGTTCACGCTCGCCTTCGTGCTCAGCAACGGCTACTGCAACCCGCAGTGGGACGGCAGCCGCCCCCTGACCGGGGGTGTCGACCAGCAGACCGTGAACACCGTGCGGGCGAACGGCGGTGACATCATCCCGTCGTTCGGCGGCTACAGCGGCAACAAGCTGGAGAGCTCCTGCTCCAGCGCCGGCGAGCTCGCCGCCGCGTACCAGAAGGTGGTCAGCGCCTACGGCCTGAAGGCGATCGACATCGACATCGAGGCCGACGCCTACAGCAACCCCACCGTCCAGCAGCGCACTGTCGACGCGCTGAAGACCGTCAAGGCCAACAACCCCGGTCTGAAGGTGTACATCACGATCGGTACCGGCCAGAGCGGCCCCGACACCAGCCTCATCAACCGGGCCGCCTCCTCCGGTCTGACCGTGGACGCCTGGGCCATCATGCCGTTCGACTTCGGCGGTGCCGGCCAGAACATGGGCAACCTCACCGTCCAGGCCGCCGAGGGGCTGAAGAACGCGCTCAAGAACGCCTACCACTACAGCGACGACCAGGCCTACCGGGACATGGGCATCTCGTCCATGAACGGCGTGACCGACGACAACGAGACGGTCACCGTCGCGGACTTCCGCACCATCCTCGCCTACGCCCAGCAGCACCACCTGGCCCGCCTGACGTTCTGGTCGGCCAACCGCGACCGCCCCTGCACCGGCGGCCCGGCCGACAGCTGCTCGGGTGTGGCCCAGTCCGACTGGGACTACACCCGCGTCTTCGCGCAGTACACCGGCTGA
- a CDS encoding metal-sensitive transcriptional regulator, which produces MELELEGADLKAVLNRLRRAQGQISGVIRMIEEGRDCEEVVTQLAAASRALDRAGFAIIATGLQQCLTDMESGRKNGEDPEAMRARLEKLFLSLA; this is translated from the coding sequence GTGGAACTGGAACTCGAGGGCGCGGATCTCAAGGCCGTGCTGAACCGGCTGCGCCGCGCGCAGGGTCAGATCTCCGGGGTGATCCGGATGATCGAGGAAGGTCGTGACTGCGAGGAGGTCGTCACGCAGCTGGCCGCCGCGTCACGCGCGCTGGACCGCGCCGGTTTCGCGATCATCGCCACGGGGCTGCAGCAGTGCCTGACGGACATGGAGTCCGGGCGCAAGAACGGCGAGGATCCGGAGGCGATGCGCGCCCGCCTGGAGAAGCTGTTCCTGTCCCTGGCCTGA
- a CDS encoding rhodanese-like domain-containing protein, with product MFFVDTIEVAGLGNRSYLAGGERTAVAVDPPRDIDRVIAAAARRGVRISHVVETHVHNDYVTGGLELARLTGAAYLVPVGARVSFERISVRDGDVTTLDTGLALRALATPGHTPHHTSYVLEENGAAIAVFTGGSLLIGTVGRPDLVEPRLTEDLARAQHASAHRLAAELPDETAVLPTHGFGSFCSSTQSAGGDTTIGKEKVSNEALTRDVDVFVADLLAGLDDVPAYYTHMGPANAAGPAPVDLTPPAVADAEEIAARLAAGEWVVDLRNRVAFAQGHVAGSFNFEAEGQLATYLAWLIPWGKPVTLLAESPEQLAAAQRELVRVGIDRPAAAATGGPSEWLREGEAPASFTRSTFADLAARSREGVVVVDVRRASERSDGYVEGSVHIPIHTLPRRLDEIPDGEVWVHCAGGMRAAIAASLLDAAGRDVVAVDDSFDAAGRAGLIVRTP from the coding sequence GTGTTCTTCGTCGACACGATCGAGGTCGCCGGACTCGGCAACCGCAGCTATCTCGCGGGGGGTGAGCGGACCGCGGTGGCGGTGGACCCACCCCGCGACATCGACCGGGTGATCGCGGCTGCGGCCCGGCGCGGGGTGCGGATCTCGCACGTGGTCGAGACGCACGTGCACAACGACTACGTCACCGGTGGTCTGGAGCTCGCCCGGCTCACGGGGGCCGCGTACCTGGTTCCGGTCGGCGCGCGGGTGTCGTTCGAGCGGATATCCGTGCGCGACGGCGATGTCACGACGCTCGACACCGGCCTGGCCCTGCGCGCGCTGGCCACGCCCGGCCACACCCCGCACCACACCTCCTACGTACTGGAGGAGAACGGCGCGGCGATCGCCGTGTTCACCGGCGGTTCGCTCCTCATCGGCACCGTCGGCCGCCCCGACCTGGTCGAGCCCCGTCTCACCGAGGACCTGGCCCGCGCCCAGCACGCCTCCGCCCACCGACTGGCCGCCGAACTGCCCGACGAGACGGCCGTACTGCCCACCCACGGCTTCGGCAGCTTCTGTTCGTCCACGCAGTCCGCGGGCGGCGACACGACCATCGGCAAGGAGAAGGTGTCCAACGAGGCCCTGACCCGGGACGTGGACGTGTTCGTCGCCGACCTGCTGGCCGGCCTGGACGACGTCCCCGCCTACTACACGCACATGGGACCGGCCAACGCCGCCGGACCCGCGCCGGTCGATCTGACCCCGCCCGCCGTCGCGGACGCCGAGGAGATCGCCGCCCGGCTGGCCGCGGGGGAGTGGGTGGTGGATCTGCGCAACCGGGTGGCCTTCGCCCAGGGGCACGTCGCCGGCTCCTTCAACTTCGAGGCGGAGGGCCAGCTCGCCACCTACCTGGCCTGGCTGATCCCCTGGGGCAAGCCGGTCACCCTGCTCGCCGAGTCGCCCGAGCAGCTCGCCGCCGCACAGCGCGAGCTGGTGCGGGTGGGCATCGACCGCCCGGCTGCCGCGGCCACGGGCGGCCCGAGTGAGTGGCTGCGCGAGGGCGAAGCCCCGGCCTCCTTCACGCGGAGCACCTTCGCCGATCTGGCCGCACGCTCCCGGGAGGGCGTGGTCGTCGTCGACGTGCGCCGGGCGTCGGAACGCTCCGACGGGTACGTGGAGGGTTCGGTGCACATCCCGATCCACACGCTGCCCCGCCGCCTGGACGAGATCCCCGACGGCGAGGTGTGGGTGCACTGCGCCGGCGGCATGCGCGCCGCCATCGCCGCCTCCCTGCTGGACGCCGCGGGCCGGGACGTCGTCGCCGTGGACGACTCCTTCGACGCGGCCGGCAGGGCGGGCCTCATCGTCCGGACCCCCTGA
- a CDS encoding sulfite exporter TauE/SafE family protein produces the protein MSAVVLALAAGAVIGLALGALGGGGSVLAVPALIYLLGFSPVGATTASLVIVTLTSVTALVAHARDGHVRWRTGLLFAAAGIGPAMLGGALASSVPAAVLTSAFAVVAGVAAVRMLRSRPAAAGAVTVRPGRAAAAGAGLGAVTGVLGVGGGFLAVPALVGVLGMRMRNAVGTSLLVITVNSLAALSMRAGTVETLDWTVVGPFIAAAVLGAWDGKRLSAKVSGHTLQRIFAVVLLAVAAFMLIDALR, from the coding sequence GTGAGCGCGGTCGTACTCGCCCTGGCCGCCGGGGCCGTGATCGGCCTGGCGCTCGGCGCGCTCGGCGGCGGAGGGAGCGTCCTGGCCGTCCCCGCGCTGATCTACCTGCTGGGCTTCAGTCCCGTAGGGGCGACGACCGCGAGCCTGGTCATCGTCACCCTCACCTCGGTCACCGCGCTCGTCGCGCACGCCCGCGACGGCCATGTGCGCTGGCGGACCGGGCTGCTGTTCGCCGCGGCCGGGATCGGCCCGGCGATGCTGGGCGGCGCGCTCGCCTCCAGTGTCCCGGCGGCCGTACTGACGTCGGCGTTCGCCGTGGTCGCGGGAGTGGCCGCCGTGCGCATGCTGCGCTCCCGGCCGGCCGCGGCAGGCGCCGTGACGGTGCGTCCCGGGCGGGCCGCGGCGGCCGGCGCGGGCCTCGGCGCGGTCACCGGCGTCCTCGGTGTCGGCGGCGGCTTCCTCGCCGTCCCGGCGCTGGTGGGCGTGCTCGGGATGAGGATGCGCAACGCGGTGGGTACCAGCCTGCTGGTCATCACCGTCAACTCGCTGGCCGCACTGTCGATGCGCGCCGGTACGGTCGAGACGCTGGACTGGACGGTCGTCGGGCCGTTCATCGCCGCCGCCGTCCTCGGCGCCTGGGACGGCAAGCGACTGTCCGCGAAGGTCTCCGGACACACGCTCCAGCGGATCTTCGCGGTGGTGCTGCTGGCCGTGGCGGCCTTCATGCTCATCGACGCGCTGCGGTGA
- a CDS encoding DUF302 domain-containing protein, whose protein sequence is MRYDRTVRLDADFATAVTRTRDALAEQGFGILTEIDVTGTLKAKLDHDMEDYVILGACNPPLAHRALDTDRSIGLLLPCNVVVRRDGDGTVVQALDPNTMVALTELDALRPVAEEATRRLDAALAALVRTDES, encoded by the coding sequence ATGCGCTACGACCGCACAGTCCGCCTCGACGCCGACTTCGCCACCGCCGTCACCCGCACCCGTGACGCCCTCGCCGAGCAGGGCTTCGGCATCCTCACCGAGATCGACGTCACCGGCACGCTCAAGGCCAAGCTGGACCATGACATGGAGGACTACGTCATCCTCGGCGCCTGCAACCCGCCCCTGGCCCACCGCGCCCTGGACACCGACCGCTCGATCGGACTGCTGCTGCCCTGCAACGTGGTCGTCCGCCGCGACGGCGACGGCACTGTCGTACAGGCACTCGATCCGAACACGATGGTCGCCCTCACCGAACTCGACGCCCTGCGCCCGGTCGCCGAGGAGGCCACCCGCCGCCTCGACGCCGCACTCGCCGCGCTCGTCAGGACCGACGAGAGCTGA
- a CDS encoding rhodanese-like domain-containing protein, which produces MTHSPSPLTLVPEQARTRLPELTVIDVRTPAEYASGHLPGAVNIPLDHVRRALPEIRHAAGRGDVLVVCASGARSENACKLLAEEGIATATLAGGTGAWAAEGHDLHTPAACVTRSAWSMERQVRFTVGTLVLLGLALGLLVHPALLLISAGMAGGLVFSALTNTCGMAVVLGKLPHNRPRAADLDAALTALRTR; this is translated from the coding sequence ATGACCCACTCCCCCTCGCCCCTCACCCTCGTCCCCGAGCAGGCCCGCACCCGGCTGCCGGAGCTCACCGTCATCGATGTGCGCACGCCCGCCGAGTACGCCTCCGGTCACCTCCCGGGGGCGGTGAACATCCCGCTGGACCACGTCCGGCGGGCGCTGCCCGAGATACGGCACGCCGCCGGGCGCGGTGACGTCCTCGTCGTGTGCGCCTCCGGGGCCCGCTCCGAGAACGCCTGCAAGCTGCTGGCCGAGGAGGGCATCGCCACGGCGACCCTGGCCGGCGGCACCGGCGCCTGGGCCGCCGAGGGGCACGACCTGCACACCCCGGCGGCCTGCGTGACCCGCTCCGCCTGGAGCATGGAGCGCCAGGTGCGCTTCACTGTCGGCACGCTGGTCCTCCTCGGCCTCGCCCTGGGGCTGCTCGTGCATCCGGCCCTCCTGCTGATCTCGGCCGGCATGGCGGGCGGCCTGGTGTTCTCCGCCCTCACCAACACGTGCGGCATGGCGGTCGTGCTCGGCAAGCTGCCGC
- a CDS encoding flavin reductase family protein encodes MDGADVFTDRLNPQMCVVTAAAEGRRAGCLVGFFSQCSIRPVRFMVWLSTANHTYEVARAADFLAVHLLDREQHDLAELFGGECGARTDKFARVRWRGGHGGTVVLEDAAAWFVGTVVRRVEDGDHVGFVLDPVEWDGRAEGHLLRLREVLDIAPGHPVD; translated from the coding sequence GTGGACGGAGCCGACGTGTTCACGGACCGGCTGAACCCGCAGATGTGTGTGGTCACGGCCGCTGCCGAGGGGCGGCGGGCGGGCTGCCTGGTGGGCTTCTTCTCGCAGTGCTCCATCCGGCCGGTGCGGTTCATGGTGTGGCTGTCCACGGCCAATCACACCTACGAGGTCGCCCGCGCCGCCGACTTCCTCGCCGTCCACCTCCTCGACCGCGAACAGCACGATCTGGCCGAGCTGTTCGGCGGGGAGTGCGGCGCGCGGACCGACAAGTTCGCCCGCGTGCGGTGGCGCGGCGGACACGGCGGGACGGTCGTGCTGGAGGACGCCGCGGCCTGGTTCGTCGGCACCGTCGTACGGCGTGTCGAGGACGGCGATCACGTGGGGTTCGTCCTCGATCCCGTGGAGTGGGACGGACGGGCCGAGGGGCACCTGCTGCGGCTGCGCGAGGTGCTCGACATCGCCCCCGGACATCCGGTGGACTGA
- a CDS encoding helix-turn-helix transcriptional regulator yields the protein MLRIHFTPEDLQNIRISRRPDPLWELVCATCRLPTHQGPLEFGAWRRSVRERLTDDPMSHRAVLALQTLVPPVGYIPDFLTPSSVPEGGLPAALEEVGATPPSRLRHELTRLGTARPLPAWTTALGRPDGRSMRSLVRALEISSRALLEPRWPHVRRAIHDEIDLRSRILLDGGVLALLESLRPLAQWKAPVLEVDYPTHRELHLEGRGLRIVPSYFCWRRPTALADPTLGPVLVYPVTARPLDVTGLRHGGLDRLLGRTRASVLTEVARGRTRTTSEVAAAVGIALPSASYQLSVLRDGGLVASHREGQYVRHSVTPVGHRLLDGDAERLQETGVGSTLGRA from the coding sequence ATGCTCCGCATTCACTTCACGCCCGAGGACTTACAGAACATCCGGATCTCCCGCCGCCCCGATCCGCTGTGGGAACTGGTCTGCGCGACCTGCCGGCTCCCCACGCACCAGGGACCGCTGGAGTTCGGGGCCTGGCGCCGCTCCGTCCGTGAACGGCTGACCGACGACCCCATGTCGCACCGTGCCGTGCTCGCTCTGCAGACGCTCGTCCCACCCGTCGGATACATCCCCGACTTCCTCACCCCGTCGTCCGTCCCGGAGGGAGGTCTGCCCGCGGCGCTGGAGGAGGTGGGGGCCACTCCCCCGAGCCGTCTGCGGCACGAGTTGACCAGGCTGGGCACGGCGCGACCACTCCCCGCGTGGACCACGGCGCTCGGCCGGCCGGACGGCCGCAGCATGCGCTCGCTGGTCAGAGCCCTGGAGATCTCCTCCCGCGCGTTGCTCGAACCCCGCTGGCCCCATGTCCGCAGGGCCATCCACGACGAGATCGACCTGCGGTCCCGGATACTCCTCGACGGCGGCGTCCTCGCCCTGCTGGAGAGCCTGCGTCCGCTCGCCCAGTGGAAGGCCCCCGTCCTGGAGGTCGACTACCCCACCCACCGTGAGCTCCATCTGGAGGGCCGCGGCCTGCGCATCGTGCCGTCCTACTTCTGCTGGCGCAGGCCCACCGCCCTCGCCGATCCCACCCTCGGCCCCGTCCTCGTCTACCCCGTCACCGCACGGCCGCTGGACGTGACCGGCCTGCGCCACGGCGGACTGGACCGCCTGCTGGGCCGCACCAGGGCCTCGGTCCTCACGGAGGTGGCCCGCGGACGCACCCGTACCACCTCCGAAGTGGCGGCGGCCGTCGGCATCGCCCTGCCCAGTGCCAGCTATCAGCTCAGCGTGCTGCGGGACGGAGGGCTGGTGGCGAGCCATCGCGAGGGGCAGTACGTCCGCCACTCGGTGACACCCGTGGGCCACCGCCTCCTGGACGGGGACGCGGAGAGACTGCAGGAGACGGGTGTGGGTTCGACGCTCGGCCGGGCCTGA
- a CDS encoding cytochrome P450 translates to MTQTDTTHTAGGPVDLGALGEDFTRDPYPVYARLRSRGPVHRIRMPGGAEGWLVVGYEAGRAALADPRLTKDWDKASPALGMTTVAAGRHMLSSDPPHHTRLRKLVAKEFTPRRVQALEPWVRRITDRLLDAMLAAPDGRADLVAALSFPLPMSVICELIGVPALDREEFAAASNTAVSSPDPAEQREAAGTTSRFIGQLLADKQRNPGDDLVSALIRTSDEDGDRLTPNELTGTVWLLLVAGFETTVNLISNGVLALLSHPDQLALLRAEPSLIDNAVEEVLRYDGPVETPTYRFTTDAVDIAGTTVPGGGELVLVALADADRDPARFPDPDRFDIRRDARGHVAFGHGIHYCLGAPLARLEARVAIDALLRRCPDLALDIHPAALTWRGGLLIRGPLHLPVRFSASAPARVG, encoded by the coding sequence ATGACGCAGACGGACACCACGCACACCGCCGGCGGCCCGGTGGACCTCGGTGCCCTGGGCGAGGACTTCACCCGCGATCCGTACCCCGTATACGCGCGGCTGCGGTCTCGTGGGCCGGTGCACCGGATCCGGATGCCCGGAGGCGCGGAAGGGTGGCTGGTCGTCGGGTACGAGGCCGGGCGGGCGGCACTGGCCGATCCACGGCTGACGAAGGACTGGGACAAGGCCTCGCCGGCGCTGGGGATGACCACGGTCGCGGCGGGCCGTCACATGCTCTCGTCCGACCCGCCCCACCACACCCGGCTGCGCAAACTGGTCGCCAAGGAGTTCACCCCGCGCCGCGTCCAGGCCCTGGAGCCGTGGGTGCGGCGGATCACCGACCGCCTGCTGGACGCCATGCTGGCCGCACCGGACGGGCGTGCCGACCTGGTGGCCGCCCTGTCGTTCCCGCTGCCGATGTCGGTGATCTGCGAGCTCATCGGCGTACCCGCGCTGGACCGTGAGGAGTTCGCCGCCGCGTCGAACACGGCCGTGTCCTCCCCCGATCCCGCCGAGCAGCGCGAGGCGGCGGGGACGACGTCCCGGTTCATCGGGCAGCTCCTGGCGGACAAGCAGCGCAACCCCGGCGACGACCTGGTCAGCGCCCTGATCCGGACCTCCGACGAGGACGGCGACCGCCTCACCCCGAACGAACTGACCGGCACCGTCTGGCTGTTGCTGGTCGCCGGGTTCGAGACCACCGTCAACCTCATCTCCAACGGGGTGCTCGCACTGCTCAGCCACCCCGACCAACTGGCCCTGCTCCGCGCCGAACCGTCGCTGATCGACAACGCGGTCGAGGAGGTCCTCCGCTACGACGGTCCGGTCGAGACCCCCACGTACCGCTTCACCACCGATGCCGTGGACATCGCCGGCACCACCGTCCCCGGGGGCGGGGAGCTCGTGCTGGTCGCCCTCGCCGACGCGGACCGGGACCCGGCGCGCTTCCCCGACCCCGACCGGTTCGACATCCGCAGAGACGCGCGCGGGCACGTCGCCTTCGGCCACGGCATCCACTACTGCCTGGGCGCCCCGTTGGCCCGGCTGGAGGCCCGGGTGGCGATCGATGCCCTGCTCCGGCGGTGCCCGGACCTCGCACTGGACATCCATCCGGCGGCGCTGACCTGGCGGGGCGGCCTGCTCATCCGCGGCCCGCTGCACCTGCCCGTGCGTTTTTCGGCATCAGCGCCGGCACGAGTGGGCTGA